The sequence ATTCTATCTTGGACTTATGAAGTATACTGCAGGTGTCGCCCAGGCGGCAAGCGGTGCTTCTGATTTGAAAAACGGAGCAAATGAACTGCAGAACGGAACGGGTACTTTATATAAGGGTGTTTGCTCCCTTTATGACGGAATACTGACAATGAAAAACGGTCTGCCTGCACTCGTAGACGGTATCACACAGCTTAAAGACGGAGCAATGCAGCTTTCAGACGGGCTTTCAAGGTTCTATGAAGAAGGTATTCAGAAATTAATCGATACGGTCGATGATGCCGAAAATCTTATCGAACGGCTGAAAGCTACCGTAACCGTATCAAAGAATTACAAGTCTTTTGCCGGAATAAGCGAAAACGCTGACGGTAATGTCAAGTTTATTTACCGCACAGACGAGATTAAATAGTATCTGAAATGTGTACGGCATCTGAAATCTATATGGTATCTTGAAACATATGTAAGAATGGGTATTCTTTTCAGTACCTGAAAAGAATACCCATTCTTCACATTACAACCTTCCCATATTTGCACGAAGCCATTTTGCCACACCATCGTCATTATTACTTCCTATAATCCCGGTGGCAACTTTCTTCAAACTCTCGACTGCATTATCCACCGCATATGCTTCATCGGAAATCCTAAACATATCAATGTCATTTTCACCGTCTCCGAAGGATACGATTCTGTCACACCCCAATCTTTCCTTTAACTGCAAAATGGCATTTGCCTTGGATGCTGCCTTGGGCATTATCTCAAGCCACTGAAATTCAGAATAGACATCTTTTGAGTAGATTACACGATATCTGTCCTTGTATTTTTTGGAAAAAGGCTCCAATTTTTCCGGTTCATCAATACAGGTAATATAGAAGCACTTTCCCGCTGTCAATTCCTCTATTGTCCCTACTTTATTAGTCCTCTTGTCGCCTTTTCTCGTATTAAGGAAGACCTTCATTCCTTCTGTGCATTTTTCAGGAATATAAGAAAACTTCTCAATCCCGTCAATATAAGAGTATACAATCGGATAGATACCTTCCTTGAATAAATCGCAAAACACATCGTAAATCCCATCGTCAAAGTAGTTTGCAATCAATATTTCCTCTGTCACATTATCCATGACAAACGTACCGTTGTATACAATGACCGGGATATGAGAATTCAGTCCTTTTGTAACCTTCTTTGCTGTCACTAAAGAACGGGCCGTGGCATAGGAAAAAAGCATACCCTTTTCCGTCAATCCGTTAATTGTATCGATAGTAAACTGAGACAAAGTCTCATCACTTCTTAAAAGGGTCCCGTCCAAATCAGATACAAACAGTGTCTTCAACTCTACATCTCCTTTAAAATATTCTTCATTATTACCAATGCTCTAAAAGTACCTTCTATCGTCAAAGCATCTTTCCGTCTGCGATTTTCCCCAAGTCCCATATGGCTTCCCAATATCCAGTTGGAATCTTTCTCAGTAAGAAAACTTTTAGGAAAATGATATATACCGCTTTCATCCGTATATTCGTTTATCAGCTTCAATGCCTGGGTAAACCATTCTGAATTTGCAGCAACCGAAAAACGTCCTAATAAATCAAGTTTAAGCAAAATAGGATTACAGCGATAATCTTTGCGCAAATCTGTAGGCTTCGGGTCCCATCCCATAGCCCAATACCTTTTCTTGTCAGCCAATATGCCATATCCGTCTTTTATAGCTTGAAATCTGCTGTCTAAAATATATGAAATAATATCGTTGACTTTGCTTTGCAAATCAACAGTTAACTCTGGCATCAGACATGCAAATCCATAAATGTCATACTCAAGAGGAATCTTAAACCACCCGTTTTCATACAAGTCCGGACGAACAATGGGACGATTTCTAAAGCATTTGGGTATGCTTTTATATTTTAAAATGTCATCATAAATATCGTATTGATTTAATGTTACAAAATCATGAATTAAACAGATTCTCTTTATGGTAAATTCCTTCACCCATTCATCACGAAATCCC comes from Acetivibrio thermocellus ATCC 27405 and encodes:
- a CDS encoding Cof-type HAD-IIB family hydrolase, whose amino-acid sequence is MKTLFVSDLDGTLLRSDETLSQFTIDTINGLTEKGMLFSYATARSLVTAKKVTKGLNSHIPVIVYNGTFVMDNVTEEILIANYFDDGIYDVFCDLFKEGIYPIVYSYIDGIEKFSYIPEKCTEGMKVFLNTRKGDKRTNKVGTIEELTAGKCFYITCIDEPEKLEPFSKKYKDRYRVIYSKDVYSEFQWLEIMPKAASKANAILQLKERLGCDRIVSFGDGENDIDMFRISDEAYAVDNAVESLKKVATGIIGSNNDDGVAKWLRANMGRL